In one Sander lucioperca isolate FBNREF2018 chromosome 7, SLUC_FBN_1.2, whole genome shotgun sequence genomic region, the following are encoded:
- the lctlb gene encoding lactase-like b isoform X3 has product MQCKHFPLANHSAISKQLKQCSELHNKTSFHTDSRDSSGEGWCYNRRRTIEIAPIDIFSFLRGLLFQESSAPRDSSSAHTPAANEFFIRYTAGFSWGAGSSAYQTEGAWDKDGKGLSIWDVFSHKKGKIQQNDTGDSSCEGYHKVKDDVSLMKELKLNHYRFSISWPRLIPTGIKSDHINEKGIQYYDGLIDQLLESKITPVVTLYHWDLPQVLQEKYGGWQNISLVNHFNEFANLCFERFGNRVKYWMTFNNPWSVAVEGYETGEHAPGLRLRGTGAYRAAHHIIKAHAKVWHTYDTQWRAKQKGLVGISLSGDWGEPVDMSNQKDIEAAERYVQFYLGWFATPIFHGDYPQVMKDFIGRKSVQQGLGTSRLPTFSTQEKSYIKGTCDFLGIGHFTTRYITQKNNPSGRSSSSSYFTDRDLAELVDPRWPDPGSEWLYSVPWGFRRLLNFVKIQYGNPMIYVTENGVSEKMLCTELCDDWRIQYYKDYINEMLKAIKDGVNVKGYTAWSLLDKFEWDEGYSERFGLYYVDFRNKNKPRYPKASVQFYKRVISSNGFPNQREVENWRRKAIETCSSSNQLLAAARRKSKEHAEMPKVWPVHDEV; this is encoded by the exons ATGCAGTGCAAACACTTTCCACTAGCAAACCATTCAGCAATTTCTAAACAGCTAAAACAATGCAGTGAGCTTCACAATAAGACCAGCTTTCACACTGACAGCAGGGACAGCTCTGGAGAAGGGTGGTGCTACAACAGGCGACGTACAATAGAGATTGCACCAATAGATATATTCAGCTTTCTACGTGGTCTGCTGTTCCAGGAGAGCAGTGCACCCAGGGATTCAAGCTcagcacacacacctgctgcaAATGAATTCTTCATAAGGTACACAG CTG GATTTTCATGGGGTGCCGGAAGTTCAGCCTATCAAACAGAAGGAGCCTGGGACAAAGATGGAAAAGGACTGAGCATCTGGGACGTGTTCAGTCATAAGAAAggcaaaatacaacaaaatgaCACCGGGGACTCCTCTTGTGAGGGCTACCACAAAGTCAAG GATGATGTTTCTCTGATGAAGGAGCTGAAGCTTAACCACTATCGCTTCTCCATATCCTGGCCTAGACTCATCCCCACTGGCATAAAGT CTGACCATATAAATGAAAAAGGAATACAGTACTATGATGGACTGATTGACCAGCTGCTGGAGAGCAAGATCACTCCCGTTGTAACTTTGTATCACTGGGATCTTCCACAG GTCTTACAGGAGAAATATGGTGGATGGCAGAATATAAGCTTGGTCAATCATTTCAATGAATTTGCTAACCTGTGCTTTGAAAGATTTGGCAACCGAGTCAAGTACTGGATGACTTTCAACAATCCCTGG TCTGTAGCAGTTGAAGGCTATGAGACTGGCGAGCATGCTCCTGGACTAAGACTGAGAGGAACAGGGGCATACAGGGCTGCACATCACATAATCAAG GCACATGCTAAAGTTTGGCATACTTATGATACACAATGGAGGGCAAAACAAAAAG GTCTGGTTGGCATCTCTCTGTCTGGAGATTGGGGAGAGCCGGTGGATATGAGCAACCAGAAAGACATTGAAGCAGCTGAGAGATATGTCCAGTTCTACCTGGGCTGGTTTGCCACACCCATCTTTCACGGAGACTACCCTCAAGTGATGAAAGACTTCATTG GAAGGAAGAGTGTCCAACAGGGCCTTGGGACGTCTCGCCTGCCAACATTTTCCACCCAAGAGAAGAGCTACATCAAGGGGACCTGTGACTTCCTCGGCATCGGCCATTTCACCACCCGCTACATCACCCAAAAGAACAACCCATCAGGtcgaagcagcagcagcagctactTCACTGACCGTGACCTGGCAGAGCTGGTTGACCCGCGATGGCCTGACCCCGGGTCTGAGTGGCTCTATTCCGTGCCTTGGGGTTTCAGACGTCTGCTCAATTTTGTCAAG ATTCAGTATGGAAACCCAATGATTTATGTTACTGAGAATGGAGTCTCTGAGAAGATGTTATGTACAGAGCTGTGTGATGACTGGAGGATACAGTATTATAAAGACTACATCAATGAGATGCTGAAAG CTATCAAAGATGGAGTCAATGTGAAGGGCTACACCGCATGGTCCCTGCTGGACAAGTTTGAGTGGGATGAAGGCTACTCCGAGAGGTTTGGCTTGTACTATGTGGACTTCAGGAACAAAAACAAGCCTCGCTATCCCAAAGCCTCTGTTCAGTTTTACAAACGCGTCATCAGCTCCAATGGATTTCCCAATCAGAGAGAG GTTGAGAACTGGAGGAGGAAGGCTATTGAGACCTGTTCCTCAAGCAATCAGCTCCTAGCTGCAG
- the lctlb gene encoding lactase-like b isoform X1, whose protein sequence is MQCKHFPLANHSAISKQLKQCSELHNKTSFHTDSRDSSGEGWCYNRRRTIEIAPIDIFSFLRGLLFQESSAPRDSSSAHTPAANEFFIRYTAGFSWGAGSSAYQTEGAWDKDGKGLSIWDVFSHKKGKIQQNDTGDSSCEGYHKVKDDVSLMKELKLNHYRFSISWPRLIPTGIKSDHINEKGIQYYDGLIDQLLESKITPVVTLYHWDLPQVLQEKYGGWQNISLVNHFNEFANLCFERFGNRVKYWMTFNNPWSVAVEGYETGEHAPGLRLRGTGAYRAAHHIIKAHAKVWHTYDTQWRAKQKGLVGISLSGDWGEPVDMSNQKDIEAAERYVQFYLGWFATPIFHGDYPQVMKDFIGRKSVQQGLGTSRLPTFSTQEKSYIKGTCDFLGIGHFTTRYITQKNNPSGRSSSSSYFTDRDLAELVDPRWPDPGSEWLYSVPWGFRRLLNFVKIQYGNPMIYVTENGVSEKMLCTELCDDWRIQYYKDYINEMLKAIKDGVNVKGYTAWSLLDKFEWDEGYSERFGLYYVDFRNKNKPRYPKASVQFYKRVISSNGFPNQREVENWRRKAIETCSSSNQLLAAEEQRSTAANILRLIHDPLTSHMEMVTEIVVPTVCTLSILLSAVFLMFLLRRRN, encoded by the exons ATGCAGTGCAAACACTTTCCACTAGCAAACCATTCAGCAATTTCTAAACAGCTAAAACAATGCAGTGAGCTTCACAATAAGACCAGCTTTCACACTGACAGCAGGGACAGCTCTGGAGAAGGGTGGTGCTACAACAGGCGACGTACAATAGAGATTGCACCAATAGATATATTCAGCTTTCTACGTGGTCTGCTGTTCCAGGAGAGCAGTGCACCCAGGGATTCAAGCTcagcacacacacctgctgcaAATGAATTCTTCATAAGGTACACAG CTG GATTTTCATGGGGTGCCGGAAGTTCAGCCTATCAAACAGAAGGAGCCTGGGACAAAGATGGAAAAGGACTGAGCATCTGGGACGTGTTCAGTCATAAGAAAggcaaaatacaacaaaatgaCACCGGGGACTCCTCTTGTGAGGGCTACCACAAAGTCAAG GATGATGTTTCTCTGATGAAGGAGCTGAAGCTTAACCACTATCGCTTCTCCATATCCTGGCCTAGACTCATCCCCACTGGCATAAAGT CTGACCATATAAATGAAAAAGGAATACAGTACTATGATGGACTGATTGACCAGCTGCTGGAGAGCAAGATCACTCCCGTTGTAACTTTGTATCACTGGGATCTTCCACAG GTCTTACAGGAGAAATATGGTGGATGGCAGAATATAAGCTTGGTCAATCATTTCAATGAATTTGCTAACCTGTGCTTTGAAAGATTTGGCAACCGAGTCAAGTACTGGATGACTTTCAACAATCCCTGG TCTGTAGCAGTTGAAGGCTATGAGACTGGCGAGCATGCTCCTGGACTAAGACTGAGAGGAACAGGGGCATACAGGGCTGCACATCACATAATCAAG GCACATGCTAAAGTTTGGCATACTTATGATACACAATGGAGGGCAAAACAAAAAG GTCTGGTTGGCATCTCTCTGTCTGGAGATTGGGGAGAGCCGGTGGATATGAGCAACCAGAAAGACATTGAAGCAGCTGAGAGATATGTCCAGTTCTACCTGGGCTGGTTTGCCACACCCATCTTTCACGGAGACTACCCTCAAGTGATGAAAGACTTCATTG GAAGGAAGAGTGTCCAACAGGGCCTTGGGACGTCTCGCCTGCCAACATTTTCCACCCAAGAGAAGAGCTACATCAAGGGGACCTGTGACTTCCTCGGCATCGGCCATTTCACCACCCGCTACATCACCCAAAAGAACAACCCATCAGGtcgaagcagcagcagcagctactTCACTGACCGTGACCTGGCAGAGCTGGTTGACCCGCGATGGCCTGACCCCGGGTCTGAGTGGCTCTATTCCGTGCCTTGGGGTTTCAGACGTCTGCTCAATTTTGTCAAG ATTCAGTATGGAAACCCAATGATTTATGTTACTGAGAATGGAGTCTCTGAGAAGATGTTATGTACAGAGCTGTGTGATGACTGGAGGATACAGTATTATAAAGACTACATCAATGAGATGCTGAAAG CTATCAAAGATGGAGTCAATGTGAAGGGCTACACCGCATGGTCCCTGCTGGACAAGTTTGAGTGGGATGAAGGCTACTCCGAGAGGTTTGGCTTGTACTATGTGGACTTCAGGAACAAAAACAAGCCTCGCTATCCCAAAGCCTCTGTTCAGTTTTACAAACGCGTCATCAGCTCCAATGGATTTCCCAATCAGAGAGAG GTTGAGAACTGGAGGAGGAAGGCTATTGAGACCTGTTCCTCAAGCAATCAGCTCCTAGCTGCAG
- the lctlb gene encoding lactase-like b isoform X4: MLPRCAFSVCHVFVLVLCLSSAEDIDWTKNDHSSFYYGTFPAGFSWGAGSSAYQTEGAWDKDGKGLSIWDVFSHKKGKIQQNDTGDSSCEGYHKVKDDVSLMKELKLNHYRFSISWPRLIPTGIKSDHINEKGIQYYDGLIDQLLESKITPVVTLYHWDLPQVLQEKYGGWQNISLVNHFNEFANLCFERFGNRVKYWMTFNNPWSVAVEGYETGEHAPGLRLRGTGAYRAAHHIIKAHAKVWHTYDTQWRAKQKGLVGISLSGDWGEPVDMSNQKDIEAAERYVQFYLGWFATPIFHGDYPQVMKDFIGRKSVQQGLGTSRLPTFSTQEKSYIKGTCDFLGIGHFTTRYITQKNNPSGRSSSSSYFTDRDLAELVDPRWPDPGSEWLYSVPWGFRRLLNFVKIQYGNPMIYVTENGVSEKMLCTELCDDWRIQYYKDYINEMLKAIKDGVNVKGYTAWSLLDKFEWDEGYSERFGLYYVDFRNKNKPRYPKASVQFYKRVISSNGFPNQREVENWRRKAIETCSSSNQLLAAEEQRSTAANILRLIHDPLTSHMEMVTEIVVPTVCTLSILLSAVFLMFLLRRRN; the protein is encoded by the exons ATGCTGCCCCGCTGTGCATTCAGTGTGtgccatgtgtttgtgttggtgcTGTGTCTGTCTTCGGCTGAGGACATCGACTGGACAAAGAACGACCACAGCTCCTTCTATTATGGCACTTTTCCAGCTG GATTTTCATGGGGTGCCGGAAGTTCAGCCTATCAAACAGAAGGAGCCTGGGACAAAGATGGAAAAGGACTGAGCATCTGGGACGTGTTCAGTCATAAGAAAggcaaaatacaacaaaatgaCACCGGGGACTCCTCTTGTGAGGGCTACCACAAAGTCAAG GATGATGTTTCTCTGATGAAGGAGCTGAAGCTTAACCACTATCGCTTCTCCATATCCTGGCCTAGACTCATCCCCACTGGCATAAAGT CTGACCATATAAATGAAAAAGGAATACAGTACTATGATGGACTGATTGACCAGCTGCTGGAGAGCAAGATCACTCCCGTTGTAACTTTGTATCACTGGGATCTTCCACAG GTCTTACAGGAGAAATATGGTGGATGGCAGAATATAAGCTTGGTCAATCATTTCAATGAATTTGCTAACCTGTGCTTTGAAAGATTTGGCAACCGAGTCAAGTACTGGATGACTTTCAACAATCCCTGG TCTGTAGCAGTTGAAGGCTATGAGACTGGCGAGCATGCTCCTGGACTAAGACTGAGAGGAACAGGGGCATACAGGGCTGCACATCACATAATCAAG GCACATGCTAAAGTTTGGCATACTTATGATACACAATGGAGGGCAAAACAAAAAG GTCTGGTTGGCATCTCTCTGTCTGGAGATTGGGGAGAGCCGGTGGATATGAGCAACCAGAAAGACATTGAAGCAGCTGAGAGATATGTCCAGTTCTACCTGGGCTGGTTTGCCACACCCATCTTTCACGGAGACTACCCTCAAGTGATGAAAGACTTCATTG GAAGGAAGAGTGTCCAACAGGGCCTTGGGACGTCTCGCCTGCCAACATTTTCCACCCAAGAGAAGAGCTACATCAAGGGGACCTGTGACTTCCTCGGCATCGGCCATTTCACCACCCGCTACATCACCCAAAAGAACAACCCATCAGGtcgaagcagcagcagcagctactTCACTGACCGTGACCTGGCAGAGCTGGTTGACCCGCGATGGCCTGACCCCGGGTCTGAGTGGCTCTATTCCGTGCCTTGGGGTTTCAGACGTCTGCTCAATTTTGTCAAG ATTCAGTATGGAAACCCAATGATTTATGTTACTGAGAATGGAGTCTCTGAGAAGATGTTATGTACAGAGCTGTGTGATGACTGGAGGATACAGTATTATAAAGACTACATCAATGAGATGCTGAAAG CTATCAAAGATGGAGTCAATGTGAAGGGCTACACCGCATGGTCCCTGCTGGACAAGTTTGAGTGGGATGAAGGCTACTCCGAGAGGTTTGGCTTGTACTATGTGGACTTCAGGAACAAAAACAAGCCTCGCTATCCCAAAGCCTCTGTTCAGTTTTACAAACGCGTCATCAGCTCCAATGGATTTCCCAATCAGAGAGAG GTTGAGAACTGGAGGAGGAAGGCTATTGAGACCTGTTCCTCAAGCAATCAGCTCCTAGCTGCAG
- the snapc5 gene encoding snRNA-activating protein complex subunit 5, with product MHSRLQELKKEEETLLKIKVMLQDQLNRLKFEEGALKSIISAQTEEGASQRSSPETEVHINLDDESEINRTKLLLNAAVDFDMEEEDDDEDEDEEDDEEDDNELEFEFVPEDDEEDDY from the exons ATGCACAGCCGTCTGCAGGAGTTGAAGAAGGAAGAGGAGACTCTCCTCAAAATCAAAGTCATGCTACAAGACCAGCTGAACAGGTTGAag TTTGAAGAAGGGGCCTTGAAATCTATCATTAGCGCTCAAACAGAAGAAGGAGCCTCTCAACGCTCTTCTCCAGAAACTGAG GTTCATATTAACCTTGATGATGAGAGCGAGATCAATCGAACCAAACTGCTACTGAATGCTGCTGTAGATTTTGAtatggaggaggaagatgatgatgaggatgaagatgaggaggatgatgaAGAAGATGACAATGAGCTTGAGTTTGAGTTTGTGCCTGAGGACGATGAGGAAGATGATTACTGA
- the lctlb gene encoding lactase-like b isoform X2, with protein MQCKHFPLANHSAISKQLKQCSELHNKTSFHTDSRDSSGEGWCYNRRRTIEIAPIDIFSFLRGLLFQESSAPRDSSSAHTPAANEFFIRYTAGFSWGAGSSAYQTEGAWDKDGKGLSIWDVFSHKKGKIQQNDTGDSSCEGYHKVKDDVSLMKELKLNHYRFSISWPRLIPTGIKSDHINEKGIQYYDGLIDQLLESKITPVVTLYHWDLPQVLQEKYGGWQNISLVNHFNEFANLCFERFGNRVKYWMTFNNPWSVAVEGYETGEHAPGLRLRGTGAYRAAHHIIKAHAKVWHTYDTQWRAKQKGLVGISLSGDWGEPVDMSNQKDIEAAERYVQFYLGWFATPIFHGDYPQVMKDFIGRKSVQQGLGTSRLPTFSTQEKSYIKGTCDFLGIGHFTTRYITQKNNPSGRSSSSSYFTDRDLAELVDPRWPDPGSEWLYSVPWGFRRLLNFVKIQYGNPMIYVTENGVSEKMLCTELCDDWRIQYYKDYINEMLKAIKDGVNVKGYTAWSLLDKFEWDEGYSERFGLYYVDFRNKNKPRYPKASVQFYKRVISSNGFPNQREVENWRRKAIETCSSSNQLLAADPLTSHMEMVTEIVVPTVCTLSILLSAVFLMFLLRRRN; from the exons ATGCAGTGCAAACACTTTCCACTAGCAAACCATTCAGCAATTTCTAAACAGCTAAAACAATGCAGTGAGCTTCACAATAAGACCAGCTTTCACACTGACAGCAGGGACAGCTCTGGAGAAGGGTGGTGCTACAACAGGCGACGTACAATAGAGATTGCACCAATAGATATATTCAGCTTTCTACGTGGTCTGCTGTTCCAGGAGAGCAGTGCACCCAGGGATTCAAGCTcagcacacacacctgctgcaAATGAATTCTTCATAAGGTACACAG CTG GATTTTCATGGGGTGCCGGAAGTTCAGCCTATCAAACAGAAGGAGCCTGGGACAAAGATGGAAAAGGACTGAGCATCTGGGACGTGTTCAGTCATAAGAAAggcaaaatacaacaaaatgaCACCGGGGACTCCTCTTGTGAGGGCTACCACAAAGTCAAG GATGATGTTTCTCTGATGAAGGAGCTGAAGCTTAACCACTATCGCTTCTCCATATCCTGGCCTAGACTCATCCCCACTGGCATAAAGT CTGACCATATAAATGAAAAAGGAATACAGTACTATGATGGACTGATTGACCAGCTGCTGGAGAGCAAGATCACTCCCGTTGTAACTTTGTATCACTGGGATCTTCCACAG GTCTTACAGGAGAAATATGGTGGATGGCAGAATATAAGCTTGGTCAATCATTTCAATGAATTTGCTAACCTGTGCTTTGAAAGATTTGGCAACCGAGTCAAGTACTGGATGACTTTCAACAATCCCTGG TCTGTAGCAGTTGAAGGCTATGAGACTGGCGAGCATGCTCCTGGACTAAGACTGAGAGGAACAGGGGCATACAGGGCTGCACATCACATAATCAAG GCACATGCTAAAGTTTGGCATACTTATGATACACAATGGAGGGCAAAACAAAAAG GTCTGGTTGGCATCTCTCTGTCTGGAGATTGGGGAGAGCCGGTGGATATGAGCAACCAGAAAGACATTGAAGCAGCTGAGAGATATGTCCAGTTCTACCTGGGCTGGTTTGCCACACCCATCTTTCACGGAGACTACCCTCAAGTGATGAAAGACTTCATTG GAAGGAAGAGTGTCCAACAGGGCCTTGGGACGTCTCGCCTGCCAACATTTTCCACCCAAGAGAAGAGCTACATCAAGGGGACCTGTGACTTCCTCGGCATCGGCCATTTCACCACCCGCTACATCACCCAAAAGAACAACCCATCAGGtcgaagcagcagcagcagctactTCACTGACCGTGACCTGGCAGAGCTGGTTGACCCGCGATGGCCTGACCCCGGGTCTGAGTGGCTCTATTCCGTGCCTTGGGGTTTCAGACGTCTGCTCAATTTTGTCAAG ATTCAGTATGGAAACCCAATGATTTATGTTACTGAGAATGGAGTCTCTGAGAAGATGTTATGTACAGAGCTGTGTGATGACTGGAGGATACAGTATTATAAAGACTACATCAATGAGATGCTGAAAG CTATCAAAGATGGAGTCAATGTGAAGGGCTACACCGCATGGTCCCTGCTGGACAAGTTTGAGTGGGATGAAGGCTACTCCGAGAGGTTTGGCTTGTACTATGTGGACTTCAGGAACAAAAACAAGCCTCGCTATCCCAAAGCCTCTGTTCAGTTTTACAAACGCGTCATCAGCTCCAATGGATTTCCCAATCAGAGAGAG GTTGAGAACTGGAGGAGGAAGGCTATTGAGACCTGTTCCTCAAGCAATCAGCTCCTAGCTGCAG
- the lctlb gene encoding lactase-like b isoform X5 — protein sequence MLPRCAFSVCHVFVLVLCLSSAEDIDWTKNDHSSFYYGTFPAGFSWGAGSSAYQTEGAWDKDGKGLSIWDVFSHKKGKIQQNDTGDSSCEGYHKVKDDVSLMKELKLNHYRFSISWPRLIPTGIKSDHINEKGIQYYDGLIDQLLESKITPVVTLYHWDLPQVLQEKYGGWQNISLVNHFNEFANLCFERFGNRVKYWMTFNNPWSVAVEGYETGEHAPGLRLRGTGAYRAAHHIIKAHAKVWHTYDTQWRAKQKGLVGISLSGDWGEPVDMSNQKDIEAAERYVQFYLGWFATPIFHGDYPQVMKDFIGRKSVQQGLGTSRLPTFSTQEKSYIKGTCDFLGIGHFTTRYITQKNNPSGRSSSSSYFTDRDLAELVDPRWPDPGSEWLYSVPWGFRRLLNFVKIQYGNPMIYVTENGVSEKMLCTELCDDWRIQYYKDYINEMLKAIKDGVNVKGYTAWSLLDKFEWDEGYSERFGLYYVDFRNKNKPRYPKASVQFYKRVISSNGFPNQREVENWRRKAIETCSSSNQLLAADPLTSHMEMVTEIVVPTVCTLSILLSAVFLMFLLRRRN from the exons ATGCTGCCCCGCTGTGCATTCAGTGTGtgccatgtgtttgtgttggtgcTGTGTCTGTCTTCGGCTGAGGACATCGACTGGACAAAGAACGACCACAGCTCCTTCTATTATGGCACTTTTCCAGCTG GATTTTCATGGGGTGCCGGAAGTTCAGCCTATCAAACAGAAGGAGCCTGGGACAAAGATGGAAAAGGACTGAGCATCTGGGACGTGTTCAGTCATAAGAAAggcaaaatacaacaaaatgaCACCGGGGACTCCTCTTGTGAGGGCTACCACAAAGTCAAG GATGATGTTTCTCTGATGAAGGAGCTGAAGCTTAACCACTATCGCTTCTCCATATCCTGGCCTAGACTCATCCCCACTGGCATAAAGT CTGACCATATAAATGAAAAAGGAATACAGTACTATGATGGACTGATTGACCAGCTGCTGGAGAGCAAGATCACTCCCGTTGTAACTTTGTATCACTGGGATCTTCCACAG GTCTTACAGGAGAAATATGGTGGATGGCAGAATATAAGCTTGGTCAATCATTTCAATGAATTTGCTAACCTGTGCTTTGAAAGATTTGGCAACCGAGTCAAGTACTGGATGACTTTCAACAATCCCTGG TCTGTAGCAGTTGAAGGCTATGAGACTGGCGAGCATGCTCCTGGACTAAGACTGAGAGGAACAGGGGCATACAGGGCTGCACATCACATAATCAAG GCACATGCTAAAGTTTGGCATACTTATGATACACAATGGAGGGCAAAACAAAAAG GTCTGGTTGGCATCTCTCTGTCTGGAGATTGGGGAGAGCCGGTGGATATGAGCAACCAGAAAGACATTGAAGCAGCTGAGAGATATGTCCAGTTCTACCTGGGCTGGTTTGCCACACCCATCTTTCACGGAGACTACCCTCAAGTGATGAAAGACTTCATTG GAAGGAAGAGTGTCCAACAGGGCCTTGGGACGTCTCGCCTGCCAACATTTTCCACCCAAGAGAAGAGCTACATCAAGGGGACCTGTGACTTCCTCGGCATCGGCCATTTCACCACCCGCTACATCACCCAAAAGAACAACCCATCAGGtcgaagcagcagcagcagctactTCACTGACCGTGACCTGGCAGAGCTGGTTGACCCGCGATGGCCTGACCCCGGGTCTGAGTGGCTCTATTCCGTGCCTTGGGGTTTCAGACGTCTGCTCAATTTTGTCAAG ATTCAGTATGGAAACCCAATGATTTATGTTACTGAGAATGGAGTCTCTGAGAAGATGTTATGTACAGAGCTGTGTGATGACTGGAGGATACAGTATTATAAAGACTACATCAATGAGATGCTGAAAG CTATCAAAGATGGAGTCAATGTGAAGGGCTACACCGCATGGTCCCTGCTGGACAAGTTTGAGTGGGATGAAGGCTACTCCGAGAGGTTTGGCTTGTACTATGTGGACTTCAGGAACAAAAACAAGCCTCGCTATCCCAAAGCCTCTGTTCAGTTTTACAAACGCGTCATCAGCTCCAATGGATTTCCCAATCAGAGAGAG GTTGAGAACTGGAGGAGGAAGGCTATTGAGACCTGTTCCTCAAGCAATCAGCTCCTAGCTGCAG